A genomic segment from Conger conger chromosome 2, fConCon1.1, whole genome shotgun sequence encodes:
- the LOC133122149 gene encoding broad substrate specificity ATP-binding cassette transporter ABCG2-like: MALSHLNIKKSKGEDDIVQMPGPVVTFQDLCYSVKESRGPCRKGPEKEILKNVSGIMRHGINAIMGPTGSGKTSLLDVIAGRKDPAGLRSGQVLVDGKAVTSDLRLSSAYVVQDDILMGTLTVRENLTFSANLRLSRKQYSSLDKEQKVNNVLKELGLQNCADTKIGTEFLRGVSGGERKRCSVGMELITSPSLLFLDEPTTGLDANTANSIISLLHSLSRNGKTVIFSIHQPRYSIFRQFDHLTLMNKGEIIYAGAASQAMGYFEELGYQREEFNNPADFFLDITNGDIVPTLDSNKAEKADENHLALQYLQSRHYSQVMEQLKQLSEAQDSSTGIQEKACYATPFHYQLMVLVGRTMKNILRNPQTSYAQMALNIIFAVLVGLIYYQIPKTLPEGLQNRIGAFFFLIINMVFGNLSAVELFINERALFIHENSSGYYRTSAYFLSKVFADLLPNRILPIFIFSSISYYMMGLKPDSEAFFMFALTMSLVSLAAVALAFLVSASVGSFAMANILIALPYVFMMVFGGFLVNLNSMLSWLSWLKWVSIFRYGLEAVTINEMKGQVFGLGNITFTGEMYLDSQGIDYSTWGFWQNQVALLGIMLVCMVLAYVQLLRINRWK, from the exons TGGGATCATGAGACATGGAATCAATGCCATCATGGGCCCCACAGGGAGCGGAAAAACCTC GCTGCTTGACGTCATTGCAGGCCGAAAGGACCCTGCAGGCCTGCGTTCTGGCCAGGTGCTGGTAGATGGCAAGGCCGTGACATCTGACCTGAGACTTAGCTCAGCGTATGTGGTTCAG gatgaTATTCTGATGGGGACTTTGACAGTCAGAGAAAACCTTACCTTCTCAGCTAACCTACGTCTGTCTCGCAAGCAGTACTCCTCCTTAGACAAAGAACAGAAAGTCAACAATGTCCTTAAAGAGCTGGGTCTCCAGAATTGTGCAGATACCaag ATCGGGACTGAGTTTTTGCGGGGTGTGTCAGgcggggagaggaagaggtgcAGTGTTGGCATGGAGCTcatcacctctccctccctcctcttcctcgacGAGCCCACCACTGGTCTGGATGCCAACACTGCCAACTCTATCATCTCCCTACTACACAG TCTGTCCCGGAATGGGAAGACAGTGATCTTCTCCATCCACCAGCCAAGATACTCCATCTTCCGGCAGTTTGACCACCTCACCCTCATGAACAAGGGAGAGATCATCTATGCTGGGGCCGCCAGCCAAGCTATGGGTTACTTTGAGGAATtgg ggtaccAGCGTGAGGAATTTAACAACCCTGCCGACTTCTTCCTGGACATCACAAATGGAGACATTGTCCCAACTTTGGACTCCAACAAAGCAG AGAAGGCAGATGAGAACCATCTGGCCCTGCAGTACCTACAGTCAAGGCACTACAGTCAGGTGATGGAGCAACTGAAACAGCTCTCAGAGGCACAGGACTCCTCCACTGGCATCCAGGAGAAGGCCTGCTATGCCACACCCTTCCACTACCAG CTTATGGTGTTAGTTGGCCGTACTATGAAGAACATATTGAGGAACCCACAGACCTCATATGCACAAATGGCTCTCAACATCATCTTTGCTGTTTTGGTGGGGCTCATCTATTATCAGATTCCAAAAACTCTGCCTGAGGGCCTGCAGAACAG GATTGGAGCTTTCTTCTTTCTCATCATCAACATGGTGTTTGGCAACTTATCTGCGGTTGAGCTGTTCATCAATGAGAGAGCACTCTTTAT cCATGAGAACTCCAGTGGTTATTACCGCACATCTGCTTACTTCCTGTCCAAGGTTTTTGCTGACCTCCTGCCCAATCGTATCCTCCCAATTTTCATCTTCTCCAGTATTTCCTACTACATGATGG GTTTGAAGCCGGATTCGGAAGCCTTCTTCATGTTTGCGCTCACCATGAGTCTTGTTAGTTTGGCAGCCGTGGCTCTGGCCTTTCTGGTCAGTGCCAGTGTGGGCTCATTCGCCATGGCCAACATTCTTATTGCCCTGCCATATGTCTTCATGATG GTTTTTGGTGGCTTCTTGGTGAATTTGAATTCCATGCTTAGTTGGTTATCTTGGCTGAAGTGGGTTAGCATTTTTCGCTATGGTTTAGAG gcagtGACTATAAACGAAATGAAGGGACAAGTTTTTGGTCTGGGTAACATCAC tttcaCAGGGGAGATGTACTTGGACTCGCAGGGCATTGATTACAGTACTTGGGGATTCTGGCAGAACCAGGTGGCTCTGCTTGGCATCATGCTTGTATGCATGGTGTTGGCATATGTCCAGCTACTCAGGATCAACCGCTGGAAGTGA
- the LOC133122517 gene encoding group XIIB secretory phospholipase A2-like protein, which translates to MLPHTLLLIILTLRATGAQDTEPLIADAPEPSNPEPVITDSPEPSNPEPVIADDPEPSNPDPVIADNPEPSNPEPVIADDPEPSNPDPVIAEDPEPSSPEPVIADVPELSQEASQEEEESSDWGLNTLRGSFEAVNSYFDSMMELLGGRNGVCQYRCKYGKAPHPRPDYITPEPNGCSSYFLGVPVPEGVDMGIPAMTKCCNQLDTCYDTCGSNKYRCDSKFRWCLHGICSELKKSLGFVSRVEACESVADTLFNTVWTLGCRPFMNSQRAACICQGEERDEL; encoded by the exons ATGTTACCTCACACCTTGCTCCTGATTATCCTCACCCTGCGGGCAACTGGTGCCCAGGACACCGAGCCTCTGATTGCAGATGCCCCTGAGCCAAGCAACCCGGAGCCTGTGATTACAGATTCACCAGAGCCAAGCAACCCAGAACCTGTGATTGCAGACGACCCTGAGCCGAGCAACCCAGACCCTGTGATTGCAGACAACCCTGAGCCGAGCAACCCAGAACCTGTGATTGCAGACGACCCTGAGCCGAGCAACCCAGACCCTGTGATTGCAGAAGACCCTGAGCCAAGCAGCCCAGAGCCTGTGATTGCAGACGTCCCTGAGCTGAGCCAGGAGGCCTcacaggaagaagaagaaagctcAGACTGGGGCCTGAACACCCTCCGCGGCAGCTTTGAGGCCGTCAATAGCTACTTTGACTCCATGATGGAGCTGCTGGGAGGCCGCAATGGCGTATGTCAGTATCGCTGTAAATACG gAAAGGCTCCTCATCCTCGCCCTGACTATATAACTCCAGAACCCAATGGCTGCAGCTCCTACTTCCTGGGAGTGCCTGTTCCTGAGGGA GTTGATATGGGAATCCCGGCCATGACCAAGTGCTGTAACCAGCTGGACACGTGCTATGACACATGTGGCTCCAATAAGTATCGCTGTGACTCCAAGTTTCGCTGGTGTCTACACGGAATCTGCTCTGAACTCAAGAAGAGCCTTGGCTTTGTGTCAAGAGTCGAAG catgtgAATCAGTTGCTGATACCCTGTTTAACACCGTTTGGACTTTGGGCTGCAGGCCTTTCATGAACAGCCAGCGGGCAGCATGTATCTGTCAAGGAGAGGAGCGAGACGAGCTTTAG